The nucleotide sequence TCTTCATTTGTTTCATCAGCTGTTTGATAACCTGCAATTTGTTTAGGTAATGAACCTATGTTTGCAAACTCAGTCTCTTCGATTTTCCAACCTAAGTCCTTTCCAAAATGCTTCACGTAGTCAGTTTTGTTCTCAAACACCTTAGCAGTAAACATATCCATCTTCATTTACGAAAAACTTCTTTATAAACTCTTCTACTCATAGCCCTTATTTTTCACCCTATTAAGCTATTTATATCCCTGTTTGCGGTCTTGAAAAACAGCTGTAGGCGAGTATTTCGCTAAATAGTTAAATTGCTGCCAGAAGGTAGTATTCTTTACTGTGTAGATATTGAGAAATGCTTTGTTTATTTTGATGCGTGAATTATAGTTTATTTTTTTAGCGACGCGCAACAAAACTTCGTTGTTGTTGATGCAGTAGCCAAAGGGCGTAGTTCCATACGAAATAAAGCAAAACTGCTGAATACTTTGTATAGAGGAGCTCTTTTCTGGTTTTGTGCATGGTGTTGGTTTATCAGTAAACCCCCTTATTTCCACTGCAGTATACAAAAATCCACTCTAACTCCGTAGAACTTAATTGTTCTTAATTTGTTTATAGGAATTTAAAATTAATACAACGCCAAAAACAATAGAATAGTAAATTAAAACTAGACTAGTGAAAAAGAATCAAGCAGTACATTTATTCTGCTTTCTTTTCTTCGTCTTCTGTTGCTGGAACTTCTGCGACTGGCTGGATAGGACCTTTGCCATGCTTAGTTACCGCAAGATTAATTTGAGCGGTTTTTTCATAAATAGTATTTCCCGCAACCATTTTACGAAGCTTAAGACCTTTTCTATGTTGATTACGCATACCAACGCCACCAACAATTAAAATTTTTTTTCGAGCAGAACCTTGCACATCTTTTCGCATAGGAAAACCAGCACTATCGCTACCCCCGCGAATTTCAAATTCGTAGCCTGCGAGATCGAGTGCTTCACCACCGACTTTATCGCCGATTTTCTTGCCAATAAAAGGTGTTAATTGCTCTTCAGAAAGCGTTTTATTATATGTTTTTTTGGACTTAGCGTCCCCAATGTTAACTTTAATTTCAGCCATTTTTTATCCTCCGAAATCGCACCGAGAGATAGCTTTCCAGAATACTGGTTAACTATTTGCAGCAGTTTGTTTGCGCTTCAGTGTTATTAAGAACTTCTTTTCTATTTATAAAGATTTATCAAAGACTATTTAAATGAAAAGATGTGAACTGAACCTATTGAGGTGGCAGAGTTATGGATATTAGATTACGAAAGAAACCAAAAGGTGCAACACTTATTGAAGGATTTCCCGGATTTGGCTTGGTAGGTACGATAGTTACCGAGTATTTACTTGAACATTTGCCATGTGAACAAATTGGAGAATTAATGTATGATGAATTACCTGCAACTGTTGCCATACACAAAGGCAAACTTGTTCATCCTATGGGCGTATTTTATAATAAAAAATATAATGTGGTTATATTACATGCAATCTTAGATATTCGTGGACATGAATGGGCTATTGCACAAGCAGTTGAAAAACTAGTTAAAACATTAGAAGTAAAAGAAATTCTTTCAATTGAAGGTGTAACTGGAGACGGAAGTGATGAACTTTTTTGTTTTCAAAATAAAAAATTTGAAACACTTGGTGCAAAGCCAGTGGAAGAATCAGTTATTATTGGTGTAACTGCAGCACTTCTTCTTCGACAGAAAAAAATGAGTTGCTTATTTGCTCAAACCCATTCGAACATGCCTGATAGTAGGGCTGCAGCAAAAATAATTGAATTATTGGATAAATATTTAGGATTTAAACTAGATACCAAACCACTACTTATGCAAGCAGAAATTTTTGAAGCAAAAGTAAAAGATCTTATGCAAAAAGCAAATAAAACAACAGATGAAGTTGATAAAAAACAAATGAGTTATTTAGGATAAAAAAGGTGATAACATGGCAACAATAGAAGAACGAGAAAAACTAAATGCATTAACCCAAGACTTGACGCGAGCAATAGACTCGCTAAGAGAAGAAATGGAGGCAGTTGATTACTATAATCAGCGAGCGGATGCATGTACTGACCCGGAACTAAAAAAAATTTTGCAACATAATGCAGATGAAGAAAAAGAACATGCAGCTATGCTTATTGAATGGATACGACAACACGATGAGGTATTCTCAAAAGAAGCAAAAGACTATATCTTCTCAGACAAAAAAGATATTGCAAGTCATGAGCATCAATAATAATTTTTTCTTTCACTACTAAGCGTGCAAAGAAAAGGAATTTTTATTTTTGAACATTTTTCTTTTTTTCTTCTTTTCTTTTTTATATGCCGATAATTGCTGCAATAGCGCCTATGCCTAAAAGTATTCCTATAAGACCAAGTAGAATACTTATAATTGTATTTATTAATAGAATTAGTATTGCTTTAAGAAAAGAAACTTTAAAGGCATATTTGAATAGGAATACTGTAATAATAAGTCCAATAACTAATCCGAAAAGAGGAATAATCAT is from Candidatus Woesearchaeota archaeon and encodes:
- a CDS encoding 30S ribosomal protein S6e (the function of this ribosomal subunit is unknown) — protein: MAEIKVNIGDAKSKKTYNKTLSEEQLTPFIGKKIGDKVGGEALDLAGYEFEIRGGSDSAGFPMRKDVQGSARKKILIVGGVGMRNQHRKGLKLRKMVAGNTIYEKTAQINLAVTKHGKGPIQPVAEVPATEDEEKKAE
- a CDS encoding PAC2 family protein, with amino-acid sequence MDIRLRKKPKGATLIEGFPGFGLVGTIVTEYLLEHLPCEQIGELMYDELPATVAIHKGKLVHPMGVFYNKKYNVVILHAILDIRGHEWAIAQAVEKLVKTLEVKEILSIEGVTGDGSDELFCFQNKKFETLGAKPVEESVIIGVTAALLLRQKKMSCLFAQTHSNMPDSRAAAKIIELLDKYLGFKLDTKPLLMQAEIFEAKVKDLMQKANKTTDEVDKKQMSYLG
- a CDS encoding ferritin; this translates as MATIEEREKLNALTQDLTRAIDSLREEMEAVDYYNQRADACTDPELKKILQHNADEEKEHAAMLIEWIRQHDEVFSKEAKDYIFSDKKDIASHEHQ